GTACAGCCGGGTGAGATTGATCTGATCGTTGCAACGGATGCGGAAAGCATTCTCGGGATAGGTGACTGGGGTGTGGGTGGTATTAATATCGCGATTGGAAAGCTGGCTGTATATACCGCGGCGGCTGGCATTAACCCCGGACGCGTGCTGCCCGTTGTGCTGGATGCGGGAACGAACAACAAAAAGTTGCTGGAAGACCCGCTCTATATCGGTAATCGGCATGAACGGATTCGCGGGGAGCGGTATGAGAAGCTGATTGATCGTTATGTGGACGTAGCACGCAAGCTCTTTCCAGATGCTTTGCTGCACTGGGAAGACTTTGGCAATGTCAATGCTCGTCATATTATTAACCAATACGGCGATCAATTTCTGACCTTTAACGATGATATTCAGGGGACAGGCGCGGTGACACTGGCAGCGATCATTTCCGGTGTTCAGGTTAGCGGTACGCCGTTACAAGATCAGCGCATTCTGGTGTTTGGTCCGGGTGCCGCAGGCATTGGGAACGCGGATCAGATTCGCGATGCGATGATCAAAACAGGCTTGTCGGAGCAGGAGGCGGAGCAGCGCTTCTGGGCATATGATTATCGCGGCTTGCTGACGAATCAAACGGAAGGTGTGCTCGATTTTCAAAAGCCTTATCTGCGTAACAGCGATGAAGTGAAGGATTGGGATACCGATACAGATGGTAATATCAGTCTGCTGGAAGTCATTCGGCAGGTGAAGCCAACGATTTTGCTTGGCACCTCTGGTGTGAAGGGTGCATTCAGCGAAGAGATTGTGAAGGAGATGGCGAAGCATGTGGAGCGTCCAATCATTATGCCAATGTCCAATCCAACCTCGCTCGCAGAAGCAGTGCCATCGGATTTACTGAAATGGACAGATGGTAAGGTATTGATTGCGACAGGCAGTCCATTTCCATCGGTAGAATACAATGGAGTGACTTATGATATTGGGCAGGCGAACAACGCATTTATTTTCCCCGGTTTGGGATTAGGAGCTATCGTCACCAAAGCGAACGTATTCACGAAAGGCATGTTCACTGCTGCCGCAAATGCGGTTGCTCATGCGGTTGATTCATCCAAACCGGGCGCATCCTTACTGCCTCACGTCAAAGGGCTGCATCAGGTATCGCATGATGTAGCAGTCGCTGTAGCGAAAGCCGCTATTCATGATCAGGTAGCTCGATATGTGCCAGATGATGTAGAGCAGGCGGTTCAGGATGCAGCATGGAAGCCCGCTTATCGGAAGGTACGTGCCGCCGCAGCTGAGGAGATTGTAAAGCAGGAGCAGCAAACGGAACAGCAAGTTTCATTTGAATAACCAATAACTGTCTGCATAGTGGAGAAAGTCGGGTAATAACAGGGGAATGAGAATACAAAGATGTGTATCTACACTTGATACCCATGCACTACCAAGAAAGCTACAAATAACGCAATAGCATACATGGTATTAGCAAATGAGCAGTTTGCCTTGGTGTAACATCGAGAGCGAGCTGTTCATTTGTGCGGTTAGTGAGTGGCAGGAGCAATAGGATGGATGCTGTAACAATAAGATACGGAAAGGATGGGGAGCATACACTTATGAAGCAGGATACAGAAGCAGCTTCGGTAAAAACGTCTACCAATACCAATGAGTCATCTGCAAGTTCACCGTCGCATGACAATCGCAATCGGTGGATCAAGCTGGCAGCGCTCGTTGTGGTAGCATTGATCATTTGGTTCATTCCAACACCAGAAGGCTTGAAGCCAGAAGCATGGCATTTGTTTGCCATTTTTGTTAGTACGATTTTGGGATTTATTTTGAAGCCGCTGCCGATGGGCGGTATTGCGGTGCTGGGTATGACGGCATTATCGCTCACGCATACGCTGACCATTTCTCAAACGTTGAACGGGTTTGGCAATTCGACGATCTGGCTGATCGTGATTGCCTTCTTCATTTCGCGCGGATTTATTAAAACGGGGCTTGGCGCGCGTATTGCCTATCTATTCGTGAACAAATTTGGTCGCAAAACGTTGGGCTTGTCATATTCGCTGCTAGCGAGCGATTTGATCCTGTCACCTGCGATTCCGAGTAATACAGCGCGTGCAGGCGGAGTCATTTATCCGATTATTTTGTCCTTGGCAGAATCGTTCGGCTCCAAGCCGAGTGATGGAACGCAGCGCAAAATTGGCTCATTTCTAATCTTTACGAGCTTTCAGGGGAATCTGGTTACATCGGCGATGTTTATGACCGCTATGGCAGCCAATCCGATGATTGCTGGATTCGCGAGTAGTGTTGCTGGAGTTAGTTTGACATGGACAGGCTGGATGGTCGCCGCGATTGTACCGGGGCTGGTGAC
The DNA window shown above is from Paenibacillus sp. JQZ6Y-1 and carries:
- a CDS encoding NAD-dependent malic enzyme gives rise to the protein MKAFYLDQDGSLRTALRGKDVLANAILNKGVAFTEEERDELHLNGILPPTILTLEQQMNRVYEQIKNEPSDLRKNIMLNDLSNRNAVLYYRLLSEHLSELLPIVYTPTVGQAIQEYSQHYHTPGGVYLSIDNLDGIEEAFHNSGVQPGEIDLIVATDAESILGIGDWGVGGINIAIGKLAVYTAAAGINPGRVLPVVLDAGTNNKKLLEDPLYIGNRHERIRGERYEKLIDRYVDVARKLFPDALLHWEDFGNVNARHIINQYGDQFLTFNDDIQGTGAVTLAAIISGVQVSGTPLQDQRILVFGPGAAGIGNADQIRDAMIKTGLSEQEAEQRFWAYDYRGLLTNQTEGVLDFQKPYLRNSDEVKDWDTDTDGNISLLEVIRQVKPTILLGTSGVKGAFSEEIVKEMAKHVERPIIMPMSNPTSLAEAVPSDLLKWTDGKVLIATGSPFPSVEYNGVTYDIGQANNAFIFPGLGLGAIVTKANVFTKGMFTAAANAVAHAVDSSKPGASLLPHVKGLHQVSHDVAVAVAKAAIHDQVARYVPDDVEQAVQDAAWKPAYRKVRAAAAEEIVKQEQQTEQQVSFE
- a CDS encoding anion permease; protein product: MKQDTEAASVKTSTNTNESSASSPSHDNRNRWIKLAALVVVALIIWFIPTPEGLKPEAWHLFAIFVSTILGFILKPLPMGGIAVLGMTALSLTHTLTISQTLNGFGNSTIWLIVIAFFISRGFIKTGLGARIAYLFVNKFGRKTLGLSYSLLASDLILSPAIPSNTARAGGVIYPIILSLAESFGSKPSDGTQRKIGSFLIFTSFQGNLVTSAMFMTAMAANPMIAGFASSVAGVSLTWTGWMVAAIVPGLVTLIVLPLFLYKVYPPEVKETSGASEMAAGKLREMGRLKPAEISMLCVFVLVLILWIAGDHLHIDATTTALIGLSVLLITRVLTWDDIKKEQGAWDTLVWFAALVMMAGYLNELGMVGWFSDKIGHSVSALPWSLALIILALVYYYSHYFFASATAHISAMYSAFLAVILTVGTPPMLAVLILAFFSNLFGSTTHYGAGAAPVFFGSGYVSQNKWWSLGFMISILHIVIWFVVGGLWWKLLGLW